Proteins from one Pseudoliparis swirei isolate HS2019 ecotype Mariana Trench chromosome 22, NWPU_hadal_v1, whole genome shotgun sequence genomic window:
- the LOC130213049 gene encoding cholecystokinin-like isoform X1, with amino-acid sequence MATAVMHVGICVCVLLAALSSSSLSLPSQSMSQTAGGEARGSDSLPPPSSSLTHTRRARSAAAPPAGLLANYNQLQEEANARSSLRQLLARLISRKGSPSETRGPLSSRASGLAPGHRIKDRDYEGWMDFGRRSAEQYES; translated from the exons tcatgCATGTaggtatctgtgtgtgtgttctcctggctGCTCTATCCAGCAGTTCCCTGAGTCTTCCCTCACAGTCCATG TCACAGACAGCCGGGGGTGAGGCCCGGGGGTCGGAcagcctgccccccccctcctcctccctcacccacACACGCCGGGCCCGCTCGGCCGCGGCGCCCCCCGCAGGCCTCCTCGCCAACTACAACCAACTCCAGGAGGAAGCCAACGCTCGCAGCAGCCTGAGGCAGCTGCTGGCCCGACTCATCTCCAGGAAAG gcTCCCCCTCTGAGACCAGGGGCCCCCTCAGCAGCCGGGCCAGCGGTCTGGCCCCGGGCCACAGGATAAAGGACCGGGACTACGAGGGCTGGATGGACTTCGGGCGGCGCAGCGCGGAGCAGTACGAGTCCTAG
- the LOC130213049 gene encoding cholecystokinin-like isoform X2 translates to MATAVMHVGICVCVLLAALSSSSLSLPSQSMTAGGEARGSDSLPPPSSSLTHTRRARSAAAPPAGLLANYNQLQEEANARSSLRQLLARLISRKGSPSETRGPLSSRASGLAPGHRIKDRDYEGWMDFGRRSAEQYES, encoded by the exons tcatgCATGTaggtatctgtgtgtgtgttctcctggctGCTCTATCCAGCAGTTCCCTGAGTCTTCCCTCACAGTCCATG ACAGCCGGGGGTGAGGCCCGGGGGTCGGAcagcctgccccccccctcctcctccctcacccacACACGCCGGGCCCGCTCGGCCGCGGCGCCCCCCGCAGGCCTCCTCGCCAACTACAACCAACTCCAGGAGGAAGCCAACGCTCGCAGCAGCCTGAGGCAGCTGCTGGCCCGACTCATCTCCAGGAAAG gcTCCCCCTCTGAGACCAGGGGCCCCCTCAGCAGCCGGGCCAGCGGTCTGGCCCCGGGCCACAGGATAAAGGACCGGGACTACGAGGGCTGGATGGACTTCGGGCGGCGCAGCGCGGAGCAGTACGAGTCCTAG